The DNA region CATGAGGGAGATCAAGAAGCTGCTCGACCCGCACGGCATCCTGAACCCGGGCGTCATGTTCAACGAGGACCCAAACGCGCATCTTGAAGGCCTCAAGCTCCCCCTGACCAGCCATCAAAAAATCGACATGTGCGTGGACTGCGGATTCTGCGAGCCGGTCTGCCCCTCGCGGCACATCGCCTTCACGCCGCGCCAGCGCATCGCGGCCTGGCGGGAAATCACGCGCCTGGAACAGGATGGGCGTGACGACGAGGCACGGCAATGGCGCGCGGCCTTCACGGAATTGGGCGAATCCACCTGCGCCACGGACGGGCTGTGCACCACCCGCTGCCCCTTGAGCATCGACGTGGCCTCCTTCATCCGGGACCTGCGCCATGATGCGGCCACTCCCATCGCACGCACCGCGGCCGGCAGCGTCGCCGCACATTTCACCGCCGCCACATCCCTTGTGCGTGGAGTGCTGGGCGCAGCCGACCTCGCGCACCTGGCCCTCGGCGATCAGAAAATGGAGGCCGTGAGCCGCATCCTGACGAGGCTGAGCGGCAACAGGCTGCCCCTGTGGCAAAAACACCTGCCCCGCGCGGCGGCATCGATACCCGGCAAGCCCGGCTGCGCCACCGATCGGGACGTGGTCGTCTATCTGCCGTCCTGCGCCACGCGGACCATGGGCGACACCCGTGAGGACCATCTGCCCCCCTTGCCCGAAGTCACACGGCTTCTGCTCGAACGGGCCGGGTTCACGGTGCGCATCCCGGGTAACGTGAACGAACTCTGCTGCGGCAAGGCATTTGAAACCAAGGGACTCTTCGATCAGGCCCGATCGAAGATCCTGGAGCTTGAAAGCGCGCTGCGCGAGGCGTCCGAAAACGGCCGCCATCCCATTCTCTGCGACACCAGCCCGTGTCTTGCGCGCATGAAAAAAGAGCTCAAGGGCCTTGCCCTCTTCGAGCCCATCGAATTCGCCCAGATCTTCCTGCTTCCACGCCTGCGACTCAAACCGGCGCGGCGCGCCATCGCCCTGCACCCGACCTGCTCCACCCGTCTCATGGGCCTGACAGAAGCCTTCACGGACCTGGCGCACCGCCTGGCCGCGCGTGTCGTCCTCCCCGAGGGCATCCTCTGTTGCGGGTTCTCCGGCGACAAGGGCTTTCATCGACCGGACCTGAACGCCTCGGCCCTGGCCGGGCTTGCCGCGCAGGTCGCGCAGTGCGGCGAGGGATATTCCACATCCCGCACATGCGAAATCGGCCTGAGCCTGCACGGGGGCATCCCGTACCGTAACATCCTGTATCTGCTGGAGGAATGCTCCAGGCCGGATGAATGAGCCAATTTTTCCGTGCCGTGCGAAAACGGATGCAATGAAATTTCAAACAGCATAAGCGCTCCGAATGATCCTTTCACCATTTCAAAAACAGGCGGTACCATGAAGAAAACCTCGCTCCTCCTTGCGGCCATGTCCTTTTTGCTCATCCTTCAGACCGGCTGCGCGGCGCGGCAAAAAGAGCACGATGCGCACGCCGGTCCCGCCGTCGTCAGGGAGCTCGTCAAGACCAGCGCAAGCTGGAACAAGAAAACCTTGCCCGCATATCCAGGGGGGCAACCCGAGATCACCATCCTGCACATCGCCATCCCGGCGGGAACCCGCCTGAAGACGCACACCCATCCGGTCATCAATGCCGGAGTGCTGCTCAGCGGTCAGCTCACGGTCGTAGCCGCCAACGGCGAGAAGCTGCTTCTCAAGGCCGGAGATCCCATCGTCGAACTGGTCGATACCGAGCATTACGGCGTGAATGAAGGCGACGAACCGGCGGAGATCATCGTCTTTTATGCAGGTACCAGCGGCGCTCCGATCACGCTTTCCGCACCCGAGTGATTGAAGGATAGGCGTCCTACATACCTGGATGAATCGGCTCTGAACTTTACGCGGGACTTTTCCCCGAATCGTGCTTAACAGTAGATGTTAATCAGGCACAATTCACCACGGGAACGATCATGAACGCTGAAGAATCAGGGCTCGCAGAAATACCGGCCCTCATGGCCATGCTGGCTCACAAGGACGGGCTGATCCGCAAAAAAGGGCGGGAAGGCCTGGAGGCGCTTGGAAAACCGGCGGTGGCGCCCCTGTGCGCGGCCCTGCTCACCGCCAAGGACCACCATGTGCGCTGGGCTGCGGCCAAGGCCCTCGGGACGCTGCGCGATCCGGACTCCGCACCGGCGCTGGTCGATGCGCTTGAAGACCGAAACTCAGATGTTACCTGGCTCGCGGCCGTGGCGCTGGAAAATCTCGGGCAGGAAGCGTGGAGACCCCTTTTGCAGGCCCTGATCGACCGAGGAGTCGAGTCCGTGGCCCTGCGCGAGGGAGCGCACCATGTCTTCTCCAAGCAGAAGGCTCCCGAATTCGACGATCTGCTGGACACAATCCGCGAAGCTCTTGAATTTGGCGAACTGACGGAGACCGGGGGCATCGCCGCATCGGAAATGCTCAAACGCTTGCGGGACAAGGCCGCCTCACGATGACCAGACTGCGCCAATCCCCCCATCCATGCTGGGTGAAATCACGCAATCCAGCACAAACAAAATTTGCGGCGAAGCATCAATTACAATCAATACTTTGGAATAATTGAATTAAATTACGCAGGATGAGCTGGCACGCATCCTGCCTATAGAATGCCAAATGAATTCACCCAGGAGGACATATGGGACCAACCCCAGAGGTTTTGGAAAAGTTTCGGAAAAAAGCGGAAATCGTCTCGGCCATTGTCTCGGAAGTGGACTCCATGGCGCAGGCCATTGCCTATACTGTTGATCTGTGCGCCCAGAAGGAAGCCTGTCAGCTGCTCATGAGCGGCTGTGAGGAAACCCTGTCCGACAAGGGCAAGGATCTGTGCGAACTCAAAGAATGGGGCAAGATCATCGCCGCCCCCGCCCTGAACGATGCTGACATGGCCGAACTGCTCAAGCAGGCCGCAGAGCGCCAGATCTCCGTCATCAAGGACGGAATGCGCAGCCACCTGGCCGGCATCGACATCGGATTCACGGTCGCGGACTACGGCATCGGCGAGACCGGCAGCCTGGTCATCAATTCCTCCAGCGAGGAATTGCGTCTGGCCACCATGGTCAGCGAAATCCACGTCGCGGTCATCCCCAAATCACGCATCCGCGCCACGGCCGAGGACATGTACGCCGAACTCAAAGGCTTTATGAGCCAGAAGCCCAATTATCTGGCCTTTGTCACCGGCGCGAGCCGCACCGCTGACATCGAACGCGTTCTGGCCCTGGGCGTGCACGGACCCCTGGAACTGCACATCCTGATTCTGGAGGACAAATAATGCAGAAGGCCAAAAATCTTTCCGAATATAACGAGGAACTGCGCGAAGCTCTGGACAACACCTTCCTGCGCGGAGCCATGGACAAATTCGCCACGGCCTACCCCGTGGGCCGGGCCAATGCCTTTCGCGAATACGACGTGGAGGCCCTGATCGAGGAAGTGGTCAAGGCCAAGGATGCAGGCCTGACCCGCCTGGACGAGCTTTATGCCGAATTCAAGGCCAAGGCCGAAGCCAACGGCGTGAAAGTGCACATGGCCAAGGACGGCGACGAGGCCAACGAGATCGTGGCCCGCATCGCGGCCGAGAACAAGTGCAAGATCATCGTCAAATCCAAGTCCATGACGGCCGAGGAAACCCTTTTGAACCACCGTCTGGAAAAAGACGGACTCGAAGTGGTCGAGACCGACCTTGGCGAATGGATCATCCAGCTGCGGCACGAAGGGCCCAGCCACATGGTCATGCCGGCCATTCACCTGTCCCGCTATCAGGTTGCGGAACTCTTCTCGCAGGTCACCAAGCATGACCAGTCATCGGACATTCAGCGTCTGGTCAAGGTCGCCCGCCGCGAGCTGCGCCAGAAATACGCCGATGCGGACATGGGCGTCAGCGGAGTCAATTTCGCCATCGCCGAAACCGGCACCATCGGCCTCATGACCAACGAGGGCAACGCTCGACTGGTCACCACCCTGCCCCGCGTGCATGTGGCCATCACCGGCATCGACAAGCTCTGCGGCAGTCTTGAGGACGCCCTCAAGATCCTGCGCGTTGTTCCCAAGAACGCAACGGGTCAGGCCATCACCTCCTACGTGACCTGGATCAGCGGTGCCAACGAGTGTCAGCCCGCGCCCGGCGGCAAGAAAGAGATGCACATCATCTTCCTGGACAACGGCAGAAGCGAGATGGCCAAGGATCCTCTCTTCGCCCAGGTGCTTCGTTGCGTGCGCTGCGGCGCCTGCGCCAACGTCTGTCCGGTTTACCGCATGGTCGGCGGCCACCAGATGGGACACATCTACATCGGCGCCATCGGCCTCATCCTGACCTACTTCTTCCACGGCAAGGACAAGGCCAAGAACCTGGTTCAGAACTGCATCAACTGTCAGGCGTGCAAGCACATCTGCGCGGCGGGCATTGATCTGCCCCTGCTGATCAAGGAAATCCACGCCCGCATCCTGGACGAAGACGGCCACCCGCTGCCTTCCATGCTGCTCGGCAAGCTGCTCAAGAACCGCAAGCTCTTCCACGCCTTCCTGCGCACGGCCAAGATGGCCCAGCGTCCGCTGACCGGGGGTACGCAGTACATCCGCCATCTGCCGCACATCTTCTCCAAGGATCACGGCTTCAAGGCGCTGCCGGCCATTGCCGCCAAGCCCTTCCGGGATCGCTTCGCGGCGCTGAAACCCACTGTTTCCGCACCCAAGTACCGCATCGCCCTGTTCTCGGGTTGCGTGCAGGACTTCGTCTATCCGGAACAGCTGGAAGCCGCGGTGAAAGTTCTGGCCGCCCACAACGTGGCGGTGGACTTCCCCATGGACCAGTCCTGCTGCGGCCTGCCGCTGCAGATGATGGGCGAGAAGAAAGCGGGTGTCGATGTGGCCAAGCAGAACATCGCGGCCATGAGCGGCGACTACGATTACATCATCACCCTGTGCGCCTCCTGCGCATCGCACCTCAAGCACAACTACCCGTTCCTGCTTGGTGAAAACGACGCCGAGGCCAAGGCCTTTGCCGAAAAGGTCATCCCCTTCTCGGCCTTCATGACCGATGTGCTGGGCGTGACCGCCGACGGCTTCAAGCAGACCCAGGAACGCGCCACTCTGCATGCCCCCTGTCACCTCTGCCGTGGCCTGGACGTGGTCGAACAGCCCCGTCAGCTTCTTGCCCTGGGCGGCTATGAATACGCCCAGGCGGAGCAGGAGCAGGTCTGCTGCGGATTCGGCGGCACCTACTCGGCCAAGTTCCCGGGGATTTCCGAACAGATCCTCAAGAACAAGCTGACCGACGCGGGCCGCACCGGAGCGGAAGTGCTGGTCACCGAATGCCCGGGCTGCATCATGCAGCTGCGCGGCGGTGCTGAAGTGAACAAGTCCGGCTTCGCCGTGCGGCACATCGCCGAAGTGCTGGCCGACCATCTGAAATAACAAACGGGCCGGGTTTTCCCGGCCCGAACTTTTCTCTCCTTGCGCACCGGGAGTCTTCCACTGGAAGGCTCCCGGTATTTTTTTCAAGAATAGGTTCTATGGGTCGTATGGGACCTATGGGACCTATTCTTGCAGTCAGAAAACTTCATCCAAAGAAATAGGCTCTTCCGGTCCTTGCTTCGTGTGCGCAAACCTCTTAAAAGTAACAGTTCGAAGGCGCATTGCCGACTACACTTCAACCCCCAAGAGACAATGATATTTCAGTCCAGGTTTTTCCTGATTTGCCTCGTGCTTCTGACCTTGGCCTCTCCAGCCGGAGCGCGGGCCGATGAACCGTATCGGATTTCACTACAGGCCTACCGCACAGACAACGTAATGGCTCCCGTGCTCGCCGTGCTGACCCTTACACCCAGTCCCGAATGGCACGCCTACGGAAACATTCAGGGGCCTTCCGGATTTCCCACGGAAATTTGGGCGACACGGGACGGGCAGGTCCTGTCGCCTCTGTACCCGACGCCGACACCGGGGCCGGACCCCCTTGATCCCAGCCTGATCGTTGAACTCTACGACGGCCCGACGCCCTTTTTCATTCCCTTGCCCGACGGACCCGCTACGGTCGTGGTCGGGATAAAGGCCCTGCTCTGTTCCTCGACCACCTGTCAGCCGATCAAAGAAGAGCTGGAGCTTGTGATCGCGACGGCAACAGCCTTGCCGCCCGCCGAGGAACAGGATTGGTGGCCCCGCTTTCTGCAGGCCGCCCCGGGGCCGGACTCGGGCCTTGACCTTGAGCCTGTCACCTCCGGCGACGTGGCACAAACACCCACCGCACGGGATTTCTCACCCCGCTATTTTGCTCCGGGCCTTGAAGTCCACACCCTCTCCAAGGCCGCCGCGCTGGCCTTTCTGGCCGGTCTGATCCTCAACTTCATGCCCTGCGTGCTCCCCGTCATCACCCTGAAGCTGCGCTCCTTCATTCCGGCGGCGGACAGCGTGCCCAAAAGCCAGCGCCTCGCCTTTCGCACTCACAACCTGTTCTTCGCCCTCGGGATGATGCTCTATTTTCTGATCCTGGCCGGGATCATCGCCGTCACCGGCATGGCCTGGGGACAGATTTTCCAGGAACCGGCCGCCATCATCACCCTGACGGCCATTGTCTTCGCGCTTTGCCTGAGCCTGTTCGGCGTCTACGATCTGCCGCTCATCGACCTCAAAGGCAAGGCCAAGGGAGTCGTGCACCATCCGCGCCTGGAATCTTTCACCACGGGCATCCTGGCCACGATCCTGGCCACCCCGTGCAGCGGTCCGTTTCTGGGCGGAGTCCTGGCCTGGGCCCTGATCCAGCCCCCGGACATCATCGCCCTGGTGCTGAGCTGCATCGGACTGGGCATGGCCTCGCCCTACCTGGCCATGGCGCTCTTCCCCGGCCTGTACCGCTTCCTGCCCAAACCCGGCGCCTGGACCCTGCATCTGGAGCGCATCCTCGGCTTTCTATTGGCCGCTACCTGCGTATATCTCTTCGGTCTTTTGCCGACCTCGGAGTACGTGAACGTACTCATTCTGCTGTGGACCATCGCCCTTTCGGCCTGGATCTGGGGAAATTGGACCAATCTGAGCCAGGACCGTACGCGCAGATGGTCCATTCGCGGCATCGCCATCGCCCTAGTCGTTCTTGCCGCCGCATTCCTCTTCCGCCAGGAAGGACATCCGGACCCCTGGAAAAACTTCGACATGCAACAGTTTGAAACCCTGCGCGGACAGGAAAACCTGATCCTGGACTTCACGGCGGACTGGTGCCCCAACTGCAAGTTCCTGGAAAAGACCGTGCTCACTCCGGAAAAAAGCGCCGCGTTCGCCAAGGAACATGACGCCATCCTGATGCGCGTGGACCTGACCCGCCACGATCCCGAACTGATGGCATTGCTTGAAAGCCTGGGCTCCAAATCCATCCCCATCCTGGCCATCTTCCCCAAGGCCAATCCAGACAGTCCGCTTGTGCTGCGGGACCTCTTCACCGGCGGTCAGCTCAAGGAAGCCCTGAACGCAGAGCTCAAACCATGAACGGGGCGCACCCGCGCCCCGTTCCCCCGCGGCTTCTCCAGGGAGCCGTCTCTGACCTGCCTTCGTAATTTCCCCGGCCCCAGGCCCTCCCCAACATTATCCTGGCTCTCATCGTGCAAAACGTGGTAGATTTCTCATAAAGATCGATTACGCGCGGCGTATCGCTGTTAGAAATTATCCCGACCGTTTCTGAACATGACCCGGTGCAGCATGAAAAAAAGGCAATATCTCCTTGTACTGCTGCTATTCAGCGTCTTCTTCCTCTGCTTCGCCAACCCGCGAAGCGGCCTCGACGTCTATCTCTTTTACGGAGACGGATGTCCGCACTGCAAAAAAGAAGAAAAATATCTCAAGATGTATGAGGAGAAGTACGCCGATCTGAACATGCACCGCTTCGAAGTCTATTTCAGCGACGAAAACATGAAACTTTTCGGCAGGGTGGCGGAGAGCATGGGAGCCGACGTGAGCGGCATCCCTTTTTTGATCATCGGAGACGAATACATCGTAGGGTTCGATGAAACCCTGACCCCAGGCAGGATTCAAAGCAGGATCGAGGAATGCCTGACCCGCAAATGCCCCGATCCGTCCCGAAGAATCATCTTCGAGCACTCCCGGGACATGCTGACCGACGAGGAGTCAGGATCGGTGGGAAACGAAACGGAGCAGGCGGCAGGAGAACGCGAAAGGATCATCACCCTCCCCCTGCTCGGCGAC from Desulfomicrobium apsheronum includes:
- a CDS encoding protein-disulfide reductase DsbD family protein, whose product is MIFQSRFFLICLVLLTLASPAGARADEPYRISLQAYRTDNVMAPVLAVLTLTPSPEWHAYGNIQGPSGFPTEIWATRDGQVLSPLYPTPTPGPDPLDPSLIVELYDGPTPFFIPLPDGPATVVVGIKALLCSSTTCQPIKEELELVIATATALPPAEEQDWWPRFLQAAPGPDSGLDLEPVTSGDVAQTPTARDFSPRYFAPGLEVHTLSKAAALAFLAGLILNFMPCVLPVITLKLRSFIPAADSVPKSQRLAFRTHNLFFALGMMLYFLILAGIIAVTGMAWGQIFQEPAAIITLTAIVFALCLSLFGVYDLPLIDLKGKAKGVVHHPRLESFTTGILATILATPCSGPFLGGVLAWALIQPPDIIALVLSCIGLGMASPYLAMALFPGLYRFLPKPGAWTLHLERILGFLLAATCVYLFGLLPTSEYVNVLILLWTIALSAWIWGNWTNLSQDRTRRWSIRGIAIALVVLAAAFLFRQEGHPDPWKNFDMQQFETLRGQENLILDFTADWCPNCKFLEKTVLTPEKSAAFAKEHDAILMRVDLTRHDPELMALLESLGSKSIPILAIFPKANPDSPLVLRDLFTGGQLKEALNAELKP
- the ldhH gene encoding L-lactate dehydrogenase (quinone) large subunit LdhH, which codes for MQKAKNLSEYNEELREALDNTFLRGAMDKFATAYPVGRANAFREYDVEALIEEVVKAKDAGLTRLDELYAEFKAKAEANGVKVHMAKDGDEANEIVARIAAENKCKIIVKSKSMTAEETLLNHRLEKDGLEVVETDLGEWIIQLRHEGPSHMVMPAIHLSRYQVAELFSQVTKHDQSSDIQRLVKVARRELRQKYADADMGVSGVNFAIAETGTIGLMTNEGNARLVTTLPRVHVAITGIDKLCGSLEDALKILRVVPKNATGQAITSYVTWISGANECQPAPGGKKEMHIIFLDNGRSEMAKDPLFAQVLRCVRCGACANVCPVYRMVGGHQMGHIYIGAIGLILTYFFHGKDKAKNLVQNCINCQACKHICAAGIDLPLLIKEIHARILDEDGHPLPSMLLGKLLKNRKLFHAFLRTAKMAQRPLTGGTQYIRHLPHIFSKDHGFKALPAIAAKPFRDRFAALKPTVSAPKYRIALFSGCVQDFVYPEQLEAAVKVLAAHNVAVDFPMDQSCCGLPLQMMGEKKAGVDVAKQNIAAMSGDYDYIITLCASCASHLKHNYPFLLGENDAEAKAFAEKVIPFSAFMTDVLGVTADGFKQTQERATLHAPCHLCRGLDVVEQPRQLLALGGYEYAQAEQEQVCCGFGGTYSAKFPGISEQILKNKLTDAGRTGAEVLVTECPGCIMQLRGGAEVNKSGFAVRHIAEVLADHLK
- a CDS encoding LutC/YkgG family protein, with translation MGPTPEVLEKFRKKAEIVSAIVSEVDSMAQAIAYTVDLCAQKEACQLLMSGCEETLSDKGKDLCELKEWGKIIAAPALNDADMAELLKQAAERQISVIKDGMRSHLAGIDIGFTVADYGIGETGSLVINSSSEELRLATMVSEIHVAVIPKSRIRATAEDMYAELKGFMSQKPNYLAFVTGASRTADIERVLALGVHGPLELHILILEDK
- a CDS encoding cupin domain-containing protein, with amino-acid sequence MKKTSLLLAAMSFLLILQTGCAARQKEHDAHAGPAVVRELVKTSASWNKKTLPAYPGGQPEITILHIAIPAGTRLKTHTHPVINAGVLLSGQLTVVAANGEKLLLKAGDPIVELVDTEHYGVNEGDEPAEIIVFYAGTSGAPITLSAPE
- a CDS encoding HEAT repeat domain-containing protein, with protein sequence MNAEESGLAEIPALMAMLAHKDGLIRKKGREGLEALGKPAVAPLCAALLTAKDHHVRWAAAKALGTLRDPDSAPALVDALEDRNSDVTWLAAVALENLGQEAWRPLLQALIDRGVESVALREGAHHVFSKQKAPEFDDLLDTIREALEFGELTETGGIAASEMLKRLRDKAASR